One Cellulomonas sp. Y8 DNA segment encodes these proteins:
- the purF gene encoding amidophosphoribosyltransferase, whose product MAPRGDGKLNHDLLPNEKGPQDACGVFGVWAPGEEVAKLTYFGLYALQHRGQESAGIATSNGEQLLVYKDMGLVSQVFDETALNALHGHIAVGHARYSTTGGSTWENAQPTLGATAGGTVALAHNGNLTNTAELVDLVAERYGAQRRGELARGNTTDTALVTALFAGDQDHTLEATAMEVLPRLRGAFSLVWMDEHTLYAARDPQGVRPLVLGRLERGWVVASETPALDIVGASFVREIEPGELVAIDADGLRTQRFTEKQQRAGCVFEYVYLARPDTTIAGRSVHAARVEMGRRLAKEHPVEADLVIPVPESGTPAAVGYAQASGIPFGQGLTKNAYVGRTFIQPSQTLRQLGIRLKLNPLREVIRGKRLVVVDDSIVRGNTQRALIRMLREAGAAEVHVRISSPPVKWPCFYGIDFASRAELIANGLAVEEIGSSLGADSLGYISMDGMIAATEQPAAQLCTACFTGKYPIELPSQDRLGKHLLEQNELPLGAPEDGLATLVPGTGGSNALEHP is encoded by the coding sequence GTGGCCCCCCGCGGAGACGGCAAGCTCAACCACGACCTCCTGCCGAACGAGAAGGGACCCCAGGACGCGTGCGGCGTGTTCGGGGTCTGGGCTCCCGGCGAGGAGGTCGCCAAGCTCACCTACTTCGGCCTGTACGCGCTGCAGCACCGCGGCCAGGAGTCGGCGGGCATCGCGACGTCGAACGGCGAGCAGCTGCTCGTCTACAAGGACATGGGCCTGGTGTCCCAGGTCTTCGACGAGACGGCGCTGAACGCCCTGCACGGCCACATCGCCGTCGGGCACGCGCGGTACTCGACGACCGGCGGCAGCACGTGGGAGAACGCCCAGCCGACGCTCGGCGCGACGGCCGGCGGCACGGTCGCGCTGGCCCACAACGGCAACCTGACGAACACGGCCGAGCTGGTCGACCTGGTCGCGGAGCGGTACGGCGCGCAGCGGCGCGGCGAGCTCGCGCGCGGCAACACCACGGACACGGCTCTGGTCACGGCGCTGTTCGCGGGGGACCAGGACCACACGCTCGAGGCCACGGCGATGGAGGTGCTCCCGCGGCTGCGCGGCGCCTTCAGCCTGGTGTGGATGGACGAGCACACGCTGTACGCCGCCCGCGACCCGCAGGGCGTGCGCCCGCTGGTGCTCGGCCGGCTGGAGCGCGGCTGGGTCGTCGCGAGCGAGACCCCGGCGCTCGACATCGTCGGCGCGTCGTTCGTCCGGGAGATCGAGCCGGGCGAGCTCGTCGCGATCGACGCGGACGGCCTGCGCACCCAGCGGTTCACCGAGAAGCAGCAGCGCGCGGGCTGCGTGTTCGAGTACGTCTACCTCGCGCGCCCCGACACCACGATCGCCGGCCGCTCCGTGCACGCCGCGCGCGTCGAGATGGGCCGCCGCCTGGCGAAGGAGCACCCGGTCGAGGCCGACCTGGTCATCCCGGTGCCCGAGTCCGGCACCCCGGCGGCGGTCGGCTACGCGCAGGCGTCCGGCATCCCGTTCGGCCAGGGCCTGACCAAGAACGCCTACGTCGGCCGGACGTTCATCCAGCCGTCGCAGACGCTGCGCCAGCTCGGCATCCGGCTCAAGCTCAACCCGCTGCGCGAGGTCATCCGCGGCAAGCGGCTGGTCGTCGTGGACGACTCGATCGTGCGCGGCAACACCCAGCGCGCGCTGATCCGGATGCTCCGCGAGGCGGGCGCCGCCGAGGTGCACGTGCGGATCAGCAGCCCGCCGGTGAAGTGGCCGTGCTTCTACGGCATCGACTTCGCGTCCCGGGCCGAGCTGATCGCGAACGGCCTCGCGGTCGAGGAGATCGGGTCCTCGCTGGGCGCCGACTCGCTCGGCTACATCTCCATGGACGGCATGATCGCCGCCACCGAGCAGCCCGCGGCGCAGCTGTGCACCGCGTGCTTCACCGGGAAGTACCCCATCGAGCTGCCGTCGCAGGACCGGCTCGGCAAGCACCTGCTGGAGCAGAACGAGCTGCCGCTCGGCGCTCCGGAGGACGGACTCGCCACCCTGGTCCCCGGGACCGGTGGCTCGAACGCGCTGGAGCACCCGTGA
- a CDS encoding histidine kinase, translated as MADTTEPGRPDDERGADAPAPTEPAPGAETAPDPAAPTEPAVAPVPDEDVLARVAEPARVRRAPKIGAFITAGVLLGALIGFVLAQVAASGSGLAESDPQAFIGFLGGQGGARAVSAFVGAIVGAFAGALAALVADRRSRRR; from the coding sequence GTGGCCGACACGACCGAACCCGGGCGACCCGACGACGAGCGGGGCGCCGACGCGCCCGCACCGACCGAGCCGGCCCCCGGTGCCGAGACGGCGCCCGACCCCGCGGCACCCACGGAGCCCGCGGTCGCGCCGGTGCCCGACGAGGACGTGCTGGCCCGCGTCGCCGAGCCCGCGCGCGTCCGCCGCGCGCCGAAGATCGGCGCGTTCATCACGGCGGGCGTCCTGCTCGGGGCGCTGATCGGGTTCGTGCTCGCGCAGGTGGCCGCCTCGGGGAGCGGGCTCGCCGAGTCCGACCCGCAGGCGTTCATCGGCTTCCTGGGCGGCCAGGGCGGTGCGCGGGCGGTCTCGGCGTTCGTCGGCGCGATCGTCGGCGCGTTCGCCGGGGCGCTCGCCGCGCTCGTCGCGGACCGGCGCAGCCGCCGGCGCTGA
- a CDS encoding YigZ family protein has translation MPSPAADPAPRYPSTIAAAVEHELVIKKSRFLALVQPVSSVAEADAVVAAVRKRYWDARHHCVALSVGPLAEQQRSTDDGEPSGTAGVPMLEVLRRRELTDLVAVVSRYFGGVLLGAGGLVRAYSTATSGALDRARLVRRSAAVRVTVDAPHADAGRLHGVLRDWTEAHEGALEDVAYGAEARFTLLIPPPALDAFDAALAAATSGTLRAGRGATVVLSR, from the coding sequence ATGCCCTCCCCCGCCGCCGACCCCGCGCCGCGGTACCCGTCCACCATCGCCGCGGCGGTCGAGCACGAGCTCGTGATCAAGAAGTCCCGGTTCCTCGCCCTGGTGCAGCCGGTCTCCTCGGTGGCGGAGGCGGACGCCGTCGTCGCCGCCGTGCGCAAGCGGTACTGGGACGCCCGGCACCACTGCGTCGCGCTGTCGGTGGGGCCGCTCGCCGAGCAGCAGCGCTCGACCGACGACGGCGAGCCGTCCGGCACCGCGGGCGTCCCGATGCTCGAGGTGCTGCGCCGCCGGGAGCTCACCGACCTGGTCGCGGTCGTGTCCCGGTACTTCGGCGGCGTGCTGCTCGGCGCGGGCGGTCTGGTGCGGGCGTACTCGACCGCGACCTCCGGGGCCCTGGACCGGGCGCGGCTCGTCCGGCGCAGCGCCGCGGTGCGGGTCACGGTCGACGCCCCGCACGCCGACGCGGGCCGGCTGCACGGGGTGCTGCGGGACTGGACGGAGGCGCACGAGGGCGCCCTGGAGGACGTCGCCTACGGCGCGGAGGCCCGCTTCACGCTCCTGATCCCCCCGCCCGCCCTGGACGCGTTCGACGCGGCCCTCGCCGCGGCCACCTCGGGGACCCTCCGCGCGGGACGCGGCGCCACGGTGGTCCTCTCCCGCTAG
- the rsgA gene encoding ribosome small subunit-dependent GTPase A: protein MSSSDAGSHGAAGRVVRVDRGAVLVLPADDAGAAVATTGEAPAANGAEPVRVPLPGEGLVPLLDADGAPGDAVPPAVGDHAVLGAGPDGAPLLVGLRPRRTAVVRDGADRTSRAQVLAANVDVVLVVEHLDPDPSPGRVERLLTLAWRSGATPVVVLTKADLVPDPDGMADEVRALAIGADVHAVSVAAGTGLEPVRALLGPGRTLVVVGPSGAGKSTLVNALAGTDVMATGARRADGRGRHTTVHRELVPLAGGACLIDTPGLRGVGLVADAAALDATFADVAELAAGCRFADCAHRTEPGCAVLAAVEDGTLPARRLDSWRRLAREAAYQERRADAALAAAERNRVRRATVAYHRLQQGRPTR, encoded by the coding sequence ATGTCCTCCTCCGATGCCGGGTCGCACGGCGCCGCGGGACGCGTCGTGCGCGTCGACCGCGGGGCCGTGCTCGTGCTGCCCGCGGACGACGCCGGCGCGGCGGTCGCCACGACCGGCGAGGCCCCGGCCGCGAACGGCGCCGAGCCCGTGCGGGTGCCGCTGCCCGGCGAGGGGCTGGTGCCGCTGCTCGACGCCGACGGCGCCCCCGGGGACGCGGTGCCGCCCGCGGTTGGCGACCACGCCGTGCTGGGCGCCGGCCCGGACGGCGCCCCGCTGCTCGTCGGCCTCCGCCCGCGCCGCACCGCGGTGGTCCGGGACGGCGCCGACCGCACCTCCCGCGCCCAGGTGCTCGCCGCGAACGTCGACGTCGTGCTCGTCGTCGAGCACCTGGACCCCGATCCCAGCCCCGGGCGCGTCGAGCGGCTGCTGACCCTGGCCTGGCGGTCGGGGGCGACGCCGGTCGTGGTGCTGACCAAGGCCGACCTCGTGCCGGACCCGGACGGCATGGCCGACGAGGTCCGGGCGCTCGCGATCGGCGCCGACGTGCACGCGGTCAGCGTCGCGGCCGGGACGGGGCTCGAGCCGGTGCGCGCCCTGCTGGGGCCCGGGCGGACGCTCGTGGTCGTGGGGCCGTCGGGCGCGGGGAAGTCGACGCTCGTGAACGCGCTGGCCGGCACGGACGTGATGGCGACCGGCGCCCGCCGGGCCGATGGGCGCGGGCGGCACACCACCGTGCACCGGGAGCTCGTGCCGCTCGCCGGGGGCGCCTGTCTCATCGACACCCCGGGGCTGCGCGGCGTCGGGCTGGTCGCCGACGCGGCGGCGTTGGACGCGACGTTCGCGGACGTGGCCGAGCTCGCCGCCGGCTGCCGGTTCGCCGACTGCGCGCACCGCACCGAGCCGGGCTGCGCGGTGCTCGCGGCCGTCGAGGACGGCACGCTGCCCGCGCGGCGGCTCGACTCCTGGCGGCGGCTGGCCCGGGAGGCGGCCTACCAGGAGCGCCGTGCGGACGCGGCGCTCGCCGCGGCGGAGCGCAACCGCGTGCGCCGCGCGACCGTGGCGTACCACCGCCTCCAGCAGGGCCGCCCGACGCGCTGA
- the purL gene encoding phosphoribosylformylglycinamidine synthase subunit PurL — translation MTSTTPASQRPAEPTSGHVSDTVDAAAATPDQEQPFAELGLKPDEYQRIRDILGRRPTAAELAMYSVMWSEHCSYKSSKTHLRKFGERVTPEMTEHLLVGIGENAGVVDIGDGWAVTFKVESHNHPSYVEPYQGAATGVGGIVRDIISMGARPVAVMDQLRFGAVDHPDTARVVHGVVSGVGGYGNSLGLPNIGGELVFDASYQGNPLVNALCLGVLRHEDIHLANASGVGNKVVLFGARTGGDGIGGASILASETFDDTKPSKRPSVQVGDPFMEKVLIECCLELYAARVVEGIQDLGAAGISCATSELASNGDGGMHVDLENVLLRDPTLTAGEILMSESQERMMAVVTPEKLDEFLAITGRWDVETAVIGEVTGTGRLTIDHHGQRIVDVDPKTVAHEGPVYDRPYSRPEWQDGLVADSVSTPEGVERYARPEGGPALRATVLALLASPNLASKAWVTDQYDRFVQGNTALAQPDDAGVVRVDESTGLGVALATDANGRYAKLDPYAGAQLALAEAYRNVAASGATPLAVTDCLNFGSPEDPASMWQLVQAIEGLADACAVLGTPVTGGNVSLYNGTGEPGKIDSAIHPTPVVGVLGVIDDVAEATPSGWTTAGQSVYLLGTTRGELDGSAWADVAHAQLGGTPPRVDLEAERKLATVLVRASRDDLVDAAHDLSEGGLAQALVESSLRYGVGVQVDLAGLCERDGVTPFEALFSESTARAVVAVPRSEAVRFEDLCTAQGVPALAIGVTAETCSPGAGARTQDAPEQHVHAPAVEVTGLFTLPLAEARAAHEATLPRHFG, via the coding sequence ATGACCAGCACGACGCCCGCCTCGCAGCGCCCCGCCGAGCCGACCTCGGGCCACGTGTCCGACACCGTCGACGCGGCCGCGGCCACCCCCGACCAGGAGCAGCCGTTCGCGGAGCTCGGCCTCAAGCCGGACGAGTACCAGCGGATCCGCGACATCCTCGGCCGCCGCCCCACGGCCGCCGAGCTGGCCATGTACTCCGTCATGTGGTCGGAGCACTGCTCGTACAAGTCGAGCAAGACCCACCTGCGGAAGTTCGGCGAGCGCGTCACGCCGGAGATGACCGAGCACCTGCTCGTCGGCATCGGCGAGAACGCCGGCGTCGTCGACATCGGCGACGGCTGGGCGGTGACCTTCAAGGTCGAGTCGCACAACCACCCGTCGTACGTCGAGCCGTACCAGGGCGCCGCGACCGGCGTCGGCGGCATCGTCCGCGACATCATCTCGATGGGCGCGCGGCCGGTGGCGGTCATGGACCAGCTGCGGTTCGGCGCGGTCGACCACCCCGACACCGCCCGCGTCGTGCACGGCGTCGTCTCCGGCGTCGGCGGGTACGGCAACTCGCTCGGCCTGCCGAACATCGGCGGCGAGCTCGTGTTCGACGCCTCCTACCAGGGCAACCCGCTGGTCAACGCGCTGTGCCTCGGCGTGCTGCGGCACGAGGACATCCACCTGGCCAACGCCTCGGGTGTGGGCAACAAGGTCGTGCTGTTCGGCGCGCGCACCGGCGGCGACGGCATCGGCGGCGCCTCGATCCTGGCCTCGGAGACCTTCGACGACACCAAGCCGTCCAAGCGTCCCTCGGTCCAGGTCGGCGACCCGTTCATGGAGAAGGTGCTCATCGAGTGCTGCCTGGAGCTCTACGCGGCCCGCGTGGTCGAGGGCATCCAGGACCTCGGCGCGGCCGGCATCTCCTGCGCCACCTCCGAGCTCGCGTCCAACGGCGACGGCGGCATGCACGTCGACCTCGAGAACGTGCTGCTGCGCGACCCCACCCTGACGGCCGGCGAGATCCTCATGTCGGAGTCGCAGGAGCGGATGATGGCGGTCGTCACGCCGGAGAAGCTCGACGAGTTCCTCGCGATCACCGGGAGGTGGGACGTCGAGACCGCCGTGATCGGCGAGGTCACCGGCACCGGCCGCCTCACGATCGACCACCACGGGCAGCGGATCGTCGACGTCGACCCGAAGACGGTCGCGCACGAGGGCCCGGTCTACGACCGCCCGTACTCCCGCCCGGAGTGGCAGGACGGCCTGGTCGCGGACTCCGTCAGCACGCCGGAGGGCGTCGAGCGGTACGCCCGCCCCGAGGGCGGTCCCGCGTTGCGAGCCACCGTGCTGGCGCTGCTCGCGTCGCCGAACCTCGCGTCGAAGGCGTGGGTCACCGACCAGTACGACCGGTTCGTGCAGGGCAACACCGCGCTCGCCCAGCCCGACGACGCCGGCGTGGTCCGGGTCGACGAGTCGACCGGCCTGGGCGTGGCGCTCGCGACCGACGCGAACGGCCGGTACGCCAAGCTCGACCCGTACGCCGGCGCGCAGCTCGCGCTCGCCGAGGCGTACCGGAACGTGGCCGCCTCGGGCGCCACGCCGCTGGCCGTCACCGACTGCCTCAACTTCGGCAGCCCCGAGGACCCGGCGTCGATGTGGCAGCTCGTCCAGGCGATCGAGGGCCTCGCCGACGCCTGCGCGGTGCTCGGCACCCCGGTGACCGGCGGCAACGTCTCGCTCTACAACGGCACCGGCGAGCCCGGGAAGATCGACTCCGCCATCCACCCGACCCCGGTCGTCGGCGTGCTCGGCGTGATCGACGACGTCGCGGAGGCGACGCCGTCCGGCTGGACCACCGCTGGCCAGTCCGTCTACCTGCTCGGCACGACCCGCGGGGAGCTCGACGGCTCGGCGTGGGCCGACGTCGCGCACGCCCAGCTGGGCGGCACCCCGCCGCGGGTCGACCTGGAGGCCGAGCGCAAGCTCGCGACCGTCCTGGTCCGGGCGTCGCGGGACGACCTCGTCGACGCCGCGCACGACCTGTCCGAGGGCGGGCTCGCGCAGGCGCTCGTCGAGTCCTCGCTGCGGTACGGCGTCGGCGTGCAGGTCGACCTCGCCGGGCTGTGCGAGCGCGACGGCGTCACGCCGTTCGAGGCGCTGTTCTCGGAGTCGACGGCGCGCGCGGTCGTCGCGGTGCCGCGGTCCGAGGCGGTGCGGTTCGAGGACCTGTGCACCGCGCAGGGCGTCCCGGCGCTGGCGATCGGCGTCACCGCCGAGACGTGCAGCCCCGGCGCCGGCGCCCGGACGCAGGACGCGCCGGAGCAGCACGTGCACGCGCCGGCCGTCGAGGTCACGGGCCTGTTCACGCTCCCGCTGGCCGAGGCCCGCGCGGCGCACGAGGCCACCCTCCCGCGCCACTTCGGCTGA
- a CDS encoding DUF2599 domain-containing protein, with translation MTRRTPRSLAAAALLGSLLLAGCTGGPAGPRPGTPSVASTATTGAGGPGASADAPGAAAARSDGAPVASGGVTLSVLAPAGAPTTAPADDDAVLLGVAVPVDDPTRTLVTVATLAPPEGGTIDVLDDLSAVVRSADGAVLAGLTAPLLDDPAGRTVRVRTAEDGTVTWLAEGAAGSGAAGGTVTATFAATAVLDATWRDLADEGGRSLAVEPAAWARRGSLAAEEAVWSALVAAEPEADAQNVRDQLTCHLIGAPDKATWNLEPWRPDVGLLETIAALCNPS, from the coding sequence GTGACGCGACGCACACCCCGGTCCCTGGCGGCCGCCGCCCTGCTCGGGTCGCTGCTGCTGGCCGGCTGCACCGGGGGTCCGGCGGGGCCGCGCCCGGGCACCCCGTCCGTCGCGTCGACCGCCACCACCGGCGCGGGCGGTCCCGGGGCGTCCGCCGACGCCCCGGGCGCCGCCGCCGCGCGCTCGGACGGCGCCCCGGTGGCCTCGGGCGGGGTCACGCTGTCCGTGCTGGCCCCCGCCGGCGCCCCGACGACCGCGCCCGCCGACGACGACGCCGTGCTGCTGGGGGTCGCGGTGCCGGTCGACGACCCCACGCGCACGCTCGTGACCGTCGCGACGCTCGCGCCCCCGGAGGGCGGCACGATCGACGTGCTCGACGACCTGTCCGCCGTGGTCCGCAGCGCCGACGGGGCGGTGCTGGCCGGGCTCACCGCCCCGCTGCTGGACGACCCCGCCGGCCGCACCGTCCGGGTCCGCACCGCGGAGGACGGCACGGTGACCTGGCTCGCGGAGGGCGCCGCCGGGTCGGGCGCGGCGGGCGGCACGGTGACCGCGACGTTCGCGGCGACGGCCGTGCTCGACGCGACCTGGCGCGACCTGGCCGACGAGGGCGGCCGCTCGCTCGCCGTCGAGCCCGCCGCGTGGGCGCGCCGGGGCAGCCTGGCCGCCGAGGAGGCGGTCTGGTCCGCGCTGGTCGCCGCCGAGCCGGAGGCGGACGCGCAGAACGTGCGGGACCAGCTCACCTGCCACCTGATCGGCGCGCCCGACAAGGCCACCTGGAACCTGGAGCCGTGGCGGCCGGACGTCGGCCTGCTGGAGACGATCGCGGCGCTCTGCAACCCGTCCTGA
- a CDS encoding ABC transporter substrate-binding protein yields MSTRRSRRAPLGAALAVAALALAACGSGSGSGDSSAASGTPDASAEIVIGSTNEPTGLVRNVGGSSGVSQTMTRNVFEGLTSVDVDGQVIPTLAESWDVSEDGLSYTFHLQPDVTFHDGTPLTADDVVWSISEAIGPESKSARKSDLLVIQQATAVDDATVELDLSRPSQGLTFYLASVTIVKDGDTELTSDNGTGPYRFVEWVQGDHLTIEKYDGYWGEPAQNAGVTFRFFQDTTALNNALLTGDLDLVIAEDSPDQLVQFEDDPDFTITEGTSTTKQLWAFNDREAPFSDVRVRQALYKAIDRDAILSAVWDGYGQVVGSMVPPTDPWFVDQADVHGYDPEAAQALLDEAGVTDLEISVDYIPDDTTEAILALLTKNLAAVGVTLTPNPIDDATWYQKVYTDHDFETTLMGHVNPRDVLWYANPDFYWGYDNPQVQEWVAQADEASTEAEQVDLLKQVNETIGEEAASAWLYLDPQIRVARSDVTGFPVDQVTESFYVADIVRES; encoded by the coding sequence GTGAGCACCCGTCGCTCCCGCCGCGCCCCGCTCGGCGCCGCCCTGGCCGTCGCCGCCCTGGCGCTGGCCGCCTGCGGCTCCGGCTCGGGCTCCGGCGACTCGTCCGCAGCCTCGGGCACACCCGACGCCTCGGCCGAGATCGTCATCGGATCCACCAACGAGCCCACCGGGCTCGTCCGCAACGTCGGCGGCTCGTCCGGCGTCTCGCAGACCATGACGCGCAACGTGTTCGAGGGCCTGACCTCGGTGGACGTCGACGGCCAGGTGATCCCGACGCTGGCCGAGTCCTGGGACGTCTCCGAGGACGGCCTGTCGTACACGTTCCACCTGCAGCCGGACGTGACCTTCCACGACGGCACGCCGCTGACCGCGGACGACGTGGTGTGGAGCATCTCCGAGGCGATCGGCCCGGAGTCGAAGTCCGCCCGCAAGAGCGACCTGCTCGTCATCCAGCAGGCCACCGCGGTCGACGACGCCACCGTCGAGCTCGACCTGTCCCGCCCGTCGCAGGGCCTGACGTTCTACCTCGCCTCCGTCACGATCGTGAAGGACGGGGACACGGAGCTCACCAGCGACAACGGCACCGGCCCGTACCGGTTCGTCGAGTGGGTGCAGGGCGACCACCTCACCATCGAGAAGTACGACGGCTACTGGGGCGAGCCCGCGCAGAACGCCGGCGTCACGTTCCGGTTCTTCCAGGACACCACCGCCCTGAACAACGCGCTGCTCACCGGCGACCTGGACCTGGTCATCGCCGAGGACTCCCCGGACCAGCTCGTGCAGTTCGAGGACGACCCGGACTTCACGATCACCGAGGGCACCTCGACCACCAAGCAGCTCTGGGCGTTCAACGACCGCGAGGCGCCGTTCAGCGACGTCCGCGTCCGCCAGGCGCTCTACAAGGCCATCGACCGCGACGCGATCCTGTCGGCGGTCTGGGACGGCTACGGCCAGGTCGTCGGCTCGATGGTCCCGCCGACGGACCCGTGGTTCGTCGACCAGGCCGACGTGCACGGCTACGACCCGGAGGCCGCGCAGGCGCTCCTCGACGAGGCCGGCGTCACCGACCTGGAGATCTCCGTGGACTACATCCCGGACGACACCACCGAGGCGATCCTCGCGCTGCTCACCAAGAACCTCGCCGCCGTCGGCGTCACGCTGACCCCGAACCCGATCGACGACGCCACCTGGTACCAGAAGGTCTACACGGACCACGACTTCGAGACGACCCTCATGGGCCACGTGAACCCGCGCGACGTGCTCTGGTACGCGAACCCCGACTTCTACTGGGGCTACGACAACCCGCAGGTGCAGGAGTGGGTCGCCCAGGCCGACGAGGCGAGCACCGAGGCCGAGCAGGTCGACCTGCTCAAGCAGGTCAACGAGACCATCGGCGAGGAGGCGGCGTCCGCCTGGCTGTACCTGGACCCGCAGATCCGCGTCGCCCGCTCCGACGTCACCGGCTTCCCCGTCGACCAGGTGACCGAGTCGTTCTACGTCGCCGACATCGTCCGGGAGTCCTGA
- a CDS encoding ABC transporter permease, producing the protein MRAALLRIGALLISLVLASVVVFVVLRLLPGDAAGATLGVGTTTDQLDQLRSELGTDQPVVTQYVQWLGQIVRGDLGTSFVSRLPVADLITQKLPITVPLSLSAFVLAVLVSVPLGVIAAVHRRGPVGVAVSAVSQLGVAVPVFWVGVLLVLVLALQARWLPAGGFPRTGWDDPAAAVRSLVLPVVTVAIAMSAVMVRYVRSATLDVLDQDYLRTARSLGYGRWHALARHGLRNAAVPVVSILGIELATSLLGAVVIENVFALPGLGTLLLDSVTSRDLPVVQALVLGLTAIVLIMNALVDLGQRAIDPRLRTAEVTA; encoded by the coding sequence GTGCGCGCTGCACTGCTGCGGATCGGCGCCCTGCTGATCTCCCTCGTCCTGGCCAGCGTGGTCGTGTTCGTCGTGCTCCGGCTGCTGCCGGGCGACGCCGCGGGCGCCACCCTGGGCGTGGGCACCACCACGGACCAGCTCGACCAGCTCCGCTCGGAGCTCGGGACGGACCAGCCGGTGGTGACGCAGTACGTGCAGTGGCTCGGCCAGATCGTCCGCGGGGACCTGGGCACGTCGTTCGTGTCCCGGCTCCCCGTGGCCGACCTCATCACGCAGAAGCTGCCCATCACGGTGCCGCTCAGCCTGTCCGCGTTCGTCCTGGCCGTGCTCGTGTCGGTGCCCCTCGGCGTCATCGCCGCGGTGCACCGGCGCGGGCCGGTCGGGGTCGCGGTGTCGGCCGTGTCCCAGCTCGGCGTCGCGGTGCCGGTGTTCTGGGTGGGCGTGCTGCTCGTGCTCGTCCTGGCCCTGCAGGCCCGGTGGCTGCCGGCCGGCGGGTTCCCGCGCACCGGCTGGGACGACCCCGCCGCGGCGGTGCGGTCGCTGGTGCTGCCGGTGGTGACCGTGGCGATCGCGATGTCGGCGGTCATGGTCCGGTACGTGCGGTCCGCGACCCTCGACGTGCTGGACCAGGACTACCTCCGCACCGCGCGGTCTCTCGGCTACGGCCGGTGGCACGCGCTGGCGCGGCACGGGCTGCGCAACGCGGCCGTGCCCGTCGTGTCGATCCTCGGCATCGAGCTGGCGACCTCGCTGCTCGGCGCCGTGGTGATCGAGAACGTGTTCGCCCTGCCCGGGCTGGGCACGCTGCTGCTCGACTCGGTGACCTCCCGCGACCTGCCGGTGGTGCAGGCGCTCGTGCTGGGGCTCACCGCGATCGTGCTGATCATGAACGCGCTGGTCGACCTCGGGCAGCGCGCCATCGACCCGCGGCTGCGGACGGCGGAGGTGACGGCATGA
- a CDS encoding ABC transporter permease has protein sequence MTGELTTTSPVARGVEAPGAAPETPATGRSRGGRRLPPSLVVGAVLVGVVALVGLVSLFWTPYALDDTGTGERLAGPSAAHWGGTDRLGRDLLSQLMTGAGNALVVAVASMLVAGVLGVAVGVLAGATRRWVDVTLLSAVDLLIAFPTLLLAMLIVTVRGASLSSAIWAIGISGSAVIARVTRVNVARVLREDYVTAAHAAGTGWWGTVLRHVVPNVWPTLLVQLMLLGGGAVLAEASLSYLGLGAPPPNASWGRLLQEAQSTMLVQPWGAILPGLAIVVAVLGLNLLGDGVRERTDPNLRGDR, from the coding sequence ATGACCGGCGAGCTGACCACCACGAGCCCGGTCGCGCGGGGCGTCGAGGCGCCCGGCGCCGCACCGGAGACCCCCGCGACCGGGCGGTCCCGCGGGGGCCGCCGCCTGCCCCCGTCGCTCGTCGTGGGCGCCGTCCTGGTCGGGGTGGTCGCCCTGGTCGGTCTGGTGTCGCTGTTCTGGACGCCCTACGCGCTCGACGACACCGGCACCGGCGAGCGCCTGGCCGGCCCGAGCGCCGCGCACTGGGGCGGCACCGACCGCCTCGGCCGCGACCTGCTGTCCCAGCTGATGACCGGCGCGGGCAACGCCCTGGTCGTCGCGGTCGCCTCGATGCTCGTCGCCGGGGTGCTCGGCGTCGCGGTCGGCGTGCTCGCCGGCGCCACCCGGCGCTGGGTCGACGTCACGCTGCTCTCGGCGGTCGACCTGCTCATCGCGTTCCCCACGCTGCTGCTCGCCATGCTCATCGTCACGGTGCGCGGGGCCTCCCTGTCGTCGGCGATCTGGGCCATCGGCATCTCCGGGTCGGCCGTCATCGCCCGGGTCACCCGGGTCAACGTCGCGCGGGTGCTGCGTGAGGACTACGTCACCGCCGCGCACGCCGCGGGCACCGGCTGGTGGGGCACCGTGCTGCGGCACGTCGTGCCGAACGTCTGGCCGACCCTGCTGGTGCAGCTGATGCTGCTCGGCGGCGGCGCCGTGCTCGCCGAGGCGTCGCTGTCCTACCTCGGCCTGGGCGCCCCGCCGCCCAACGCGTCCTGGGGCCGGCTGCTCCAGGAGGCGCAGTCGACCATGCTCGTCCAGCCGTGGGGCGCGATCCTGCCCGGCCTCGCGATCGTGGTCGCCGTGCTCGGGCTGAACCTGCTCGGCGACGGCGTCCGCGAGCGCACCGACCCGAACCTGAGGGGGGACCGATGA